In the genome of Sciurus carolinensis chromosome 3, mSciCar1.2, whole genome shotgun sequence, one region contains:
- the Nlgn2 gene encoding neuroligin-2 isoform X2, with translation MWLLALCLVGLAGAQRGGGGPGGAPGGPGLGLGSLGEERFPVVNTAYGRVRGVRRELNNEILGPVVQFLGVPYATPPLGARRFQPPEAPASWPGVRNATTLPPACPQNLHGALPAIMLPVWFTDNLEAAATYVQNQSEDCLYLNLYVPTEDDIRDSGKKPVMLFLHGGSYMEGTGNMFDGSVLAAYGNVIVATLNYRLGVLGFLSTGDQAAKGNYGLLDQIQALRWLSENIAHFGGDPERITIFGSGAGASCVNLLILSHHSEGLFQKAIAQSGTAISSWSVNYQPLKYTRLLAAKVGCDREDSAEAVECLRRKPSRELVDQDVQPARYHIAFGPVVDGDVVPDDPEILMQQGEFLNYDMLIGVNQGEGLKFVEDSAESEDGVSASAFDFTVSNFVDNLYGYPEGKDVLRETIKFMYTDWADRDNGEMRRKTLLALFTDHQWVAPAVATAKLHADYQSPVYFYTFYHHCQAEGRPEWADAAHGDELPYVFGVPMVGATDLFPCNFSKNDVMLSAVVMTYWTNFAKTGDPNQPVPQDTKFIHTKPNRFEEVVWSKFNSKEKQYLHIGLKPRVRDNYRANKVAFWLELVPHLHNLHTELFTTTTRLPPYATRWPPRPPPGAPGTRRPPPPATLPPEPEPEPGPRAYDRFPGDSRDYSTELSVTVAVGASLLFLNILAFAALYYKRDRRQELRCRRLSPPGVSGSGVPGGGPLLPTAGRELPPEEELVSLQLKQGGGIGADPAEALRPACPPDYTLALRRAPDDVPLLAPRALTLLPSGLGPPPPPPPPSLHPFGPFPPPPSTATSHNNTLPHPHSTTRV, from the exons ATGTGGCTCCTGGCGCTGTGTCTGGTGGGGCTGGCGGGGGCTCAACGGGGGGGAGGGGGTCCCGGTGGCGCCCCAGGTGGCCCGGGCCTGGGCCTCGGCAGCCTAGGGGAGGAGCGCTTCCCAGTGGTGAACACAGCCTACGGGCGAGTGCGCGGTGTGCGGCGTGAGCTCAACAACGAGATCCTGGGCCCCGTCGTGCAGTTCTTGGGCGTGCCCTACGCCACACCGCCCCTGGGCGCCCGCCGGTTCCAGCCTCCTGAGGCACCCGCCTCCTGGCCTGGGGTGCGCAACGCCACCACCCTGCCGCCCGCCTGCCCTCAGAACCTGCACGGGGCGCTGCCGGCCATCATGCTGCCTGTGTGGTTCACCGACAACTTGGAGGCGGCTGCCACCTACGTGCAGAACCAGAGTGAAGACTGCCTGTATCTCAACCTCTACGTGCCCACTGAGGACG ATATCCGGGATTCTGGAAAGAAGCCTGTCATGCTGTTTCTGCACGGAGGCTCCTACATGGAGGGCACCGGGAATATGTTCGATGGCTCAGTCCTGGCTGCCTATGGCAACGTCATCGTAGCCACGCTCAACTACCGTCTTGGGGTGCTCG GTTTTCTCAGCACCGGGGATCAGGCTGCAAAAGGCAACTATGGGCTTCTGGACCAGATCCAGGCCCTGCGTTGGCTTAGTGAAAACATTGCCCACTTTGGGGGTGACCCGGAGCGCATCACCATCTTTGGGTCTGGAGCAGGGGCCTCCTGTGTCAATCTGCTGATCCTCTCCCACCATTCAGAAG GGCTGTTCCAGAAGGCCATTGCTCAAAGTGGTACTGCCATTTCCAGCTGGTCTGTCAACTACCAGCCGCTCAAATACACACGTCTGCTGGCAGCCAAGGTGGGCTGTGACCGGGAGGACAGTGCCGAAGCTGTGGAGTGTCTGCGCAGGAAGCCTTCTCGGGAGCTGGTGGACCAGGATGTGCAGCCTGCCCG TTACCACATTGCCTTTGGGCCCGTGGTGGACGGCGATGTAGTCCCCGATGACCCTGAGATCCTCATGCAGCAGGGAGAATTTCTCAACTACGACATGCTTATCGGTGTCAATCAGGGAGAGGGCCTCAAGTTTGTGGAGGACTCTGCAGAGAGTGAGGACGGTGTGTCTGCCAGCGCCTTTGACTTCACTGTCTCCAACTTTGTGGACAACTTGTATGGCTACCCAGAAGGCAAGGATGTGCTGCGGGAGACCATCAAGTTCATGTACACAGACTGGGCTGACCGGGATAATGGCGAGATGCGACGAAAGACCCTATTGGCTCTCTTTACTGACCATCAGTGGGTGGCCCCAGCTGTGGCCACTGCCAAGCTGCATGCTGATTACCAGTCCCCTGTCTACTTTTACACCTTCTACCATCATTGCCAGGCTGAGGgccggccggagtgggcagatgCAGCCCATGGGGATGAGCTGCCCTATGTCTTTGGTGTGCCCATGGTGGGTGCCACTGACCTCTTCCCCTGCAACTTCTCCAAGAATGACGTCATGCTCAGCGCAGTTGTCATGACCTACTGGACCAACTTCGCCAAAACTGG CGACCCCAACCAGCCAGTGCCACAGGACACCAAGTTCATCCACACCAAACCCAACCGCTTTGAGGAGGTGGTGTGGAGCAAGTTCAACAGCAAAGAGAAGCAGTACCTGCACATTGGTTTGAAGCCACGTGTGCGTGATAACTACCGCGCCAACAAGGTGGCCTTCTGGCTGGAGCTCGTGCCCCACCTGCACAACCTGCACACTGAGCTCTTCACCACCACCACACGCTTGCCTCCCTACGCCACACGCTGGCCTCCTCGCCCGCCTCCTGGCGCCCCTGGCACACGCCGGCCCCCACCACCTGCAACCCTGCCTCCTGAGCCTGAGCCTGAGCCAGGCCCAAGGGCCTATGATCGTTTCCCTGGGGACTCACGAGACTACTCCACAGAGCTAAGCGTCACTGTGGCCGTGGGcgcctccctcctcttcctcaacATCCTGGCCTTTGCCGCTCTCTACTACAAGCGGGACCGGCGGCAGGAACTGCGATGCAGGCGGCTTAGTCCACCTGGAGTCTCAGGCTCTGGTGTGCCTGGTGGGGGCCCCCTGCTTCCCACTGCTGGCCGGGAGCTGCCCCCAGAGGAAGAGTTGGTGTCACTACAGCTGAAGCAGGGTGGCGGCATTGGGGCAGATCCTGCTGAGGCCCTGCGCCCTGCCTGCCCACCCGACTACACCCTGGCCCTGCGCCGGGCACCGGACGATGTGCCTCTCTTGGCCCCCAGGGCCCTAACCCTGCTGCCCAGTGGCCTagggccacccccacccccaccacccccttccctccatccctttGGGCCctttcccccacctccttccaCCGCTACCAGCCACAACAACACGTTACCCCATCCCCACTCCACCACTCGGGTATAG
- the Nlgn2 gene encoding neuroligin-2 isoform X1 — protein MWLLALCLVGLAGAQRGGGGPGGAPGGPGLGLGSLGEERFPVVNTAYGRVRGVRRELNNEILGPVVQFLGVPYATPPLGARRFQPPEAPASWPGVRNATTLPPACPQNLHGALPAIMLPVWFTDNLEAAATYVQNQSEDCLYLNLYVPTEDGPLTKKRDEATLNPPDTDIRDSGKKPVMLFLHGGSYMEGTGNMFDGSVLAAYGNVIVATLNYRLGVLGFLSTGDQAAKGNYGLLDQIQALRWLSENIAHFGGDPERITIFGSGAGASCVNLLILSHHSEGLFQKAIAQSGTAISSWSVNYQPLKYTRLLAAKVGCDREDSAEAVECLRRKPSRELVDQDVQPARYHIAFGPVVDGDVVPDDPEILMQQGEFLNYDMLIGVNQGEGLKFVEDSAESEDGVSASAFDFTVSNFVDNLYGYPEGKDVLRETIKFMYTDWADRDNGEMRRKTLLALFTDHQWVAPAVATAKLHADYQSPVYFYTFYHHCQAEGRPEWADAAHGDELPYVFGVPMVGATDLFPCNFSKNDVMLSAVVMTYWTNFAKTGDPNQPVPQDTKFIHTKPNRFEEVVWSKFNSKEKQYLHIGLKPRVRDNYRANKVAFWLELVPHLHNLHTELFTTTTRLPPYATRWPPRPPPGAPGTRRPPPPATLPPEPEPEPGPRAYDRFPGDSRDYSTELSVTVAVGASLLFLNILAFAALYYKRDRRQELRCRRLSPPGVSGSGVPGGGPLLPTAGRELPPEEELVSLQLKQGGGIGADPAEALRPACPPDYTLALRRAPDDVPLLAPRALTLLPSGLGPPPPPPPPSLHPFGPFPPPPSTATSHNNTLPHPHSTTRV, from the exons ATGTGGCTCCTGGCGCTGTGTCTGGTGGGGCTGGCGGGGGCTCAACGGGGGGGAGGGGGTCCCGGTGGCGCCCCAGGTGGCCCGGGCCTGGGCCTCGGCAGCCTAGGGGAGGAGCGCTTCCCAGTGGTGAACACAGCCTACGGGCGAGTGCGCGGTGTGCGGCGTGAGCTCAACAACGAGATCCTGGGCCCCGTCGTGCAGTTCTTGGGCGTGCCCTACGCCACACCGCCCCTGGGCGCCCGCCGGTTCCAGCCTCCTGAGGCACCCGCCTCCTGGCCTGGGGTGCGCAACGCCACCACCCTGCCGCCCGCCTGCCCTCAGAACCTGCACGGGGCGCTGCCGGCCATCATGCTGCCTGTGTGGTTCACCGACAACTTGGAGGCGGCTGCCACCTACGTGCAGAACCAGAGTGAAGACTGCCTGTATCTCAACCTCTACGTGCCCACTGAGGACG GTCCGCTCACAAAAAAACGTGACGAGGCGACGCTCAATCCGCCAGACACAG ATATCCGGGATTCTGGAAAGAAGCCTGTCATGCTGTTTCTGCACGGAGGCTCCTACATGGAGGGCACCGGGAATATGTTCGATGGCTCAGTCCTGGCTGCCTATGGCAACGTCATCGTAGCCACGCTCAACTACCGTCTTGGGGTGCTCG GTTTTCTCAGCACCGGGGATCAGGCTGCAAAAGGCAACTATGGGCTTCTGGACCAGATCCAGGCCCTGCGTTGGCTTAGTGAAAACATTGCCCACTTTGGGGGTGACCCGGAGCGCATCACCATCTTTGGGTCTGGAGCAGGGGCCTCCTGTGTCAATCTGCTGATCCTCTCCCACCATTCAGAAG GGCTGTTCCAGAAGGCCATTGCTCAAAGTGGTACTGCCATTTCCAGCTGGTCTGTCAACTACCAGCCGCTCAAATACACACGTCTGCTGGCAGCCAAGGTGGGCTGTGACCGGGAGGACAGTGCCGAAGCTGTGGAGTGTCTGCGCAGGAAGCCTTCTCGGGAGCTGGTGGACCAGGATGTGCAGCCTGCCCG TTACCACATTGCCTTTGGGCCCGTGGTGGACGGCGATGTAGTCCCCGATGACCCTGAGATCCTCATGCAGCAGGGAGAATTTCTCAACTACGACATGCTTATCGGTGTCAATCAGGGAGAGGGCCTCAAGTTTGTGGAGGACTCTGCAGAGAGTGAGGACGGTGTGTCTGCCAGCGCCTTTGACTTCACTGTCTCCAACTTTGTGGACAACTTGTATGGCTACCCAGAAGGCAAGGATGTGCTGCGGGAGACCATCAAGTTCATGTACACAGACTGGGCTGACCGGGATAATGGCGAGATGCGACGAAAGACCCTATTGGCTCTCTTTACTGACCATCAGTGGGTGGCCCCAGCTGTGGCCACTGCCAAGCTGCATGCTGATTACCAGTCCCCTGTCTACTTTTACACCTTCTACCATCATTGCCAGGCTGAGGgccggccggagtgggcagatgCAGCCCATGGGGATGAGCTGCCCTATGTCTTTGGTGTGCCCATGGTGGGTGCCACTGACCTCTTCCCCTGCAACTTCTCCAAGAATGACGTCATGCTCAGCGCAGTTGTCATGACCTACTGGACCAACTTCGCCAAAACTGG CGACCCCAACCAGCCAGTGCCACAGGACACCAAGTTCATCCACACCAAACCCAACCGCTTTGAGGAGGTGGTGTGGAGCAAGTTCAACAGCAAAGAGAAGCAGTACCTGCACATTGGTTTGAAGCCACGTGTGCGTGATAACTACCGCGCCAACAAGGTGGCCTTCTGGCTGGAGCTCGTGCCCCACCTGCACAACCTGCACACTGAGCTCTTCACCACCACCACACGCTTGCCTCCCTACGCCACACGCTGGCCTCCTCGCCCGCCTCCTGGCGCCCCTGGCACACGCCGGCCCCCACCACCTGCAACCCTGCCTCCTGAGCCTGAGCCTGAGCCAGGCCCAAGGGCCTATGATCGTTTCCCTGGGGACTCACGAGACTACTCCACAGAGCTAAGCGTCACTGTGGCCGTGGGcgcctccctcctcttcctcaacATCCTGGCCTTTGCCGCTCTCTACTACAAGCGGGACCGGCGGCAGGAACTGCGATGCAGGCGGCTTAGTCCACCTGGAGTCTCAGGCTCTGGTGTGCCTGGTGGGGGCCCCCTGCTTCCCACTGCTGGCCGGGAGCTGCCCCCAGAGGAAGAGTTGGTGTCACTACAGCTGAAGCAGGGTGGCGGCATTGGGGCAGATCCTGCTGAGGCCCTGCGCCCTGCCTGCCCACCCGACTACACCCTGGCCCTGCGCCGGGCACCGGACGATGTGCCTCTCTTGGCCCCCAGGGCCCTAACCCTGCTGCCCAGTGGCCTagggccacccccacccccaccacccccttccctccatccctttGGGCCctttcccccacctccttccaCCGCTACCAGCCACAACAACACGTTACCCCATCCCCACTCCACCACTCGGGTATAG
- the Tmem256 gene encoding transmembrane protein 256, whose product MVGPGAVFRRLGALSGAGALGLASYGAHGAHFPDAYGKELFDKTNKHHFLHSLALLGVPHCRKPLWAGLLLVSGTTLFCTSFYYQALSGDPSIQMLGPVGGSLLLIGWLALAL is encoded by the exons ATGGTCGGACCCGGGGCTGTTTTCCGCCGCCTTGGTGCCTTGTCTGGAGCGGGGGCCCTCGGCTTGGCCTCCTACGGGGCGCACg GCGCCCATTTCCCCGACGCCTATGGGAAAGAG cTCTTTGACAAGACCAACAAACATCACTTCTTACACAGCCTGGCCCTTTTAGGGGTACCCCATTGCAGAAAGCCCCTCTGG GCCGGTTTGCTACTAGTGTCTGGAACCACCTTATTCTGCACCAGCTTTTACTACCAGGCTCTGAGTGGAGACCCTAGCATCCAGATGTTGGGCCCGGTGGGAGGGAGCCTACTACTTATAGGCTGGCTTGCCTTGGCTCTTTGA